The window GCCGCAAGCTCGTGGTCCAGCGCCTGTCGGTCCTGGGCATCGCGCTCGCGGGCCTGGCGCTGAGCCTGTTCTTCCCGACCGTGCTGGAGCTGCAGATGTACTCCTACACGGTCTACGGCGCCGCGATCACCCCGGTGGTCCTGTCGGTGCTGTTCTGGAAGCGCGCGACCACCGCGGGCGCCGTCGCGGCGCTGGTGGTCGGCGCGGCCACCACCATCGGCTGGCAGATCGCCGGGACCCCGGGCGGCCTCAACGCGGTCATCGTCGCCCTGCCCGCCGCCCTGGTCGCGCTCGTCGTGGCCAGCCTGGTCACCAAGGCCCCCGACCCCGCGCGGGTGGCCGCGGCCGAGGAGCCCGCGCCCACCGGAACCGACGCCTGACACACGCGGGGACCGCTCCCGACCGGGCGCGGTCCCCGTACTCTCTCCCCGCGCCCCGGCGGGCGGCCACGTCGGCCGCGAGGAAGACGGATCCCTCAGCACTCGATGACGTTGACGGCCAGGCCGCCGCGCGAGGTCTCCTTGTACTTGTCCATCATGTCGCGGCCCGTGTCGCGCATGGTCCGGATGACCTTGTCCAGCGACACGAAGTGGCTGCCGTCGCCGCGCAGCGCGATGCGCGCGGCGCTGATCGCCTTCACCGAGGCCAGCGCGTTGCGCTCGATGCACGGCACCTGCACCAGGCCGCCGATGGGGTCGCAGGTCAGCCCCAGGTTGTGCTCCATGGCGATCTCGGCGGCGTTCTCCACCTGCGCGGGGGTGCCGCCCAGCACCTCGGCCAGCCCGGCGGCGGCCATCGAGGAGGCCGAACCCACCTCGCCCTGGCAGCCCACCTCGGCACCCGAGATCGACGCGTTCTGCTTGAACAGGATGCCCACGGCCCCCGCGGTCAGCAGGAACCGCACCACGCCCTCGTCGCCCGCGCCCGGGCTGAAGTGCAGGTAGTAGTGCAGCACGGCGGGCACGATGCCCGCGGCCCCGTTGGTCGGCGCGGTCACCACACGGCCGCCCGCGGCGTTCTCCTCGTTCACGGCCAGCGCGTAGAGCGTGATCCAGTCGCTGCCGCGCATGGGGTCGGAGTCCACCCCCGTCGGCGCCAGCAGGCCCGACTCGTCGCAGTTGCCGCCCAGCTGCCGGTACAGGCGGTGCGCCCGCCGGGGCACCTTCAGCCCGCCGGGCAGGCTGCCCTCGGTGGTCACCCCGCGGCGCACGCACTGGCGCATCGCCTCCCACAGCACGAGCAGCTCGGCCCTGATCCGCTCGGGGGAGCGCCCGAACGCCTGCTCGTTGGCGAGCATCACCGCGCTGATCGACATCCCGGTGTCGGCGCAGATGCCCAGCAGCTCCTCGGCGCTGGAGAAGGGGTGGGGCACCCGGGTGTCGTCGGCCTTGATCCGGTCCGCGCCCGCCGCGCGCTCGTCCACGACGAACCCGCCGCCCACCGAGTAGTACACCTTCGCCGCCAGTTCGGCGCCGGAGGAGTCCAGCGCCACGAACCGCATCCCGTTGGGGTGGTCGGGCAGGCTCTCCCTGCGGCGGAAGTCCACGTCCACGGCCGGGTCGAAGGCCACCGGCGGCCCCTCGGGCCCGCCCGGGTACAGGGTCCGCTCCCGGCGCACCCCCTCCACCAGTTCGGGCACCGCGTCCACGTCCACGTGCTCGGGGGTGTGCCCCATCAGCCCCAGGACCACCGCGCGGTCGCTGCCGTGCCCCTTGCCGGTGAGCGCCAGGGAGCCGTACAGCTCCGCGCGCACGCGGGCCACGCCGTCGAGCAGGCCCTCCTCGCGCAGTCCGGCCACGAACGTGCGCGCGGCCTTCATCGGCCCGACCGTGTGCGAGCTGGACGGTCCGATTCCGATCTTGAACAGGTCGAACACGCTGATGGCCATGGCTGTCCTCCTCGTCGAGTACAGGGCCCGGGCATGGGATCGCCGTGCGGGGCCGCCCGGCCCCGCACGGCGCGGCTCTACAGGTTCGGGTAGAGCGGGTACTTCGCGGTCAGCGCCTGGACCCGGCCGCGCAGCGCGGCCTCGTCGAACTCCGGCTTGAGCGCCTCGGCGATGACGTCCGCGACCTCGGCGAAGTCCTCGTCGCCGAAACCGCGGGTGGCCAGCGCCGGGGTGCCGATCCGCAGACCGGAGGTGACCATCGGCGGGCGCGGGTCGTTGGGCACCGCGTTGCGGTTGACCGTGATCCCGATCGAGTGCAGGCGGTCCTCGGCCTCCTGGCCGTTGAGCTCGGAGTTCACCAGGTCCACCAGGACCAGGTGCACGTCCGTGCCCCCCGAGAGCACCTTCACGCCGACCTCGGCCGCGTCCGGCCGCGTCAGCCGCTCGGCGAGCAGCCTGGCGCCCGAGACCGTGCGGCGCTGGCGGTCGGCGAACTCCTCGCCCGCGGCGACCTTGAGGGCCACCGCCTTGGCCGCGATCACGTGCTCCAGCGGCCCGCCCTGCATGCCGGGGAACACCGCGGAGTTGATCTTCTTGCCCAGCTCGGCCTTGGCCAGGATCATGCCGCCGCGCGGGCCGCCCAGGGTCTTGTGCGTGGTCGTGGTGACCACGTCGGCGTGCGGCACCGGGTTGGGGTGCAGCCCCGCCGCGACCAGACCGGCGAAGTGCGCCATGTCCACCATCAGGAGCGCGCCGACCGAGTCCGCGATCTTGCGGAAGCGGGCGAAGTCCAGCTGGCGCGGGTAGGCCGACCACCCGGCGACGATCATCTTGGGCCGGTGCTCCTCGGCGAGCGCCTCGACCTCGTCGTAGTCGACGGTGCCGTCCTCGTCGCGCACGTGGTAGGCCACCGCGTTGAGGATCTTGCCGGAGTAGTTGATCTTCATGCCGTGGGTCAGGTGGCCGCCGTGGGCCAGGTCCAGGCCCAGGATGGTGTCACCCGGCTTGAGCAGCGCGAAGTACACGGCCGTGTTGGCCTGCGCGCCCGAGTGCGGCTGCACGTTGGCGTGCTCGGCGCCGAACAGCGCCTTGGCGCGGTCGATGGCGAGCTGCTCGACGACGTCGACGTGCTCGCACCCGCCGTAGTAGCGGCGGCCCGGGTACCCTTCCGCGTACTTGTTGGTCAGGACGGTGCCCTGGGCCTCGATCACCGCCTGGGGGGCGAAGTTCTCCGAGGCGATCATCTCCAGGGTGTCGCGCTGGCGGGCCAGCTCCGCGTCGACCGCGGCCGCCACCTCGGGGTCCAGTTCGCCCAGCGTCTGGTTGAGCGTGTTGTCAGTAGCCATCGGGGGCCTACTCCTCGCCTTCGGTCAGCTTGGTGTACTCCTCGGCGGAGAGAAGGTCGGTGGGCTCCTCGGAGATCCGGGCCCTGAACAGCCAACCGTCCTCGAAGGGCGAGGAGTTGATGGTCTCGGGCTCGTTCTCCAGGATCGCGTTGACCTCGGTGACCTCACCGCTCACGGGCGAGTAGACGTCGCTGACGGACTTGGTGGACTCCACCTCGCCGCACGGCTCGTCCGCGGTCACCTCGCTGCCGACCTCGGGCACCTCGACGTAGACGATGTCGCCCAGGGACTCGGCGGCGAACGAGGTGATCCCGACGGTGGCGATCCCGTCCTCGACCACGACCCACTCGTGTTTGGCGGTGTAACCCAGCTCCGTGGGAACGCTCACTTCAACTCTCCTTGGAGGTGTTCCATTTTCCTGCCGCGCGCCCGTACGGCTGCCCGGCCCGGCCTACGCCCGGTCGCGCCCCGTGCGTGCGGGTCCCCTGTGTGGGGATCCCGCCGCGCCGGGGCGTGCGGGCCTTCGGGGTGTGAAGGCCCCTGCTCCTACGACTGCCGCTTGTAGAACGGCAGCTCGACCACGTCGACGTCCTCGCCCCGCCCGCGCACGTCCACGGTGAACGCGCCGGTCGAGGTGTCGAGGTCGCCGTCCACGTAGGCCATGGCGATGGGGCGGCCCAGGGTGGGCGAGGGCGCGCCGCTGGTGATGGTTCCGACGGGGGTGCCGTCGCGCAGGACCTCCTGGCCCTGGCGCAGCGGGCGGCGCCCGCGCGCGACGAGGCCGATGAGGCGGCGGGGGCGGGAGGAGCGGGAGGCCTCCTCCAGGGCCGCGCGGCCCACGAAGTCGCCCTTGTCGAACTTCACGACCCGGCCCAGACCGGCGTCGAAGGGGGTGAGGTCGGCGGTCAGCTCCTGCCCGTACAGCGGCATCCCGGCCTCCATGCGCAGGGTGTCGCGCGCGGAGAGCCCGGCGGGGACGAGGCCGTGCCGCTCACCCTCGGCCATGAGGGCATCCCACACCTTGGGGGCCCTGTCCGCGGGGCTGACGAAGATCTCGAAGCCGTCCTCACCGGTGTAGCCGGTACGGGCGAGCAGGACGGGCTCGCCGGCGACGGTGTGCTCGTACCCGGCGTAGTAGCGGATGCCGTCCAGGTCGGCGTCGGTCAGCGGAGCCAGGACGTCGACGGCGCGGGGCCCCTGGACGGCGATCAGCGCGTACTCGGCCGACTCGTCGCGGACCTCGACGTCGAAGCCCGCGGCCCGCTCGGCCAGGGCCGGGGCGACGACCGCGGTGTTGGCGGCGTTGGCCACGACGAGGTACTCGTCCTCGCGGAGCCGGTAGACGATGAGGTCGTCCAGGACACCGCCGTCCTCGGCGGTGATCATGGAGTAGCGGGCGCGCCCCACCTTGACCTGGGACAGGTGGCCGACCAGCGCGTGGTCGAGTGCCTGGGCGGCCTGCGGGCCGGTCAGCCGGATCTCGCCCATGTGGGAGAGGTCGAACAGGCCCGCGGCCTCGCGCACCGCACGGTGCTCGGCGGTCTCGCTGCCGTAGCGCAGCGGCATGAGCCACCCGGCGAAGTCGACGAGGGTGGCGCCGGCCTTCTCGTGGACCTCGCGCAGCGCTGTCGCGCGCGGCGCGGATGCGGCATCTGACATGGGCACTCCCGAGAGGATGGGCGTCGTGACGTGCGTGGCGTTGCCATCCTCCCCCTCTGTCATCTGTGCCTGAGAGCTTCGCCGCGCGCTCGGCGCGGCTTGCACCTTCGGCGAGGGACGGCTGTCCCTGCTTTCCAGAGTGGTCTCGCCCGTACGGTCCGCTGTGCCTGAGAGGTTGTCTTCGGGGAGGGATTGCTCCTTCGGCGGCCCGCGCTGGATACGCGGGCACTCTCCCGTACGGGGTCAGCAACACGTTCAGCCTAGCAGCGGCCGTGAACGGCGCCCAAGGGTGCCCGGTGCCGCGCGGGAGCTCCCGCGCGGCACCCGTGAGCGGCGCCGTCGCGCGCCGTCCGCGCCGTGTCCGCCGCGCCCCCTCCGGTCTTCGACACTCCGTCCGCCTCCACCCTGGAGCGGGAACGCGGGGATTAGCGTGTGCGGAGAGTACCGACCGGGGAGGGAGACGGATGCGAACCGACACCGGGAGGACGGCGCGCTCGCTCGCGGCCGGATGCGTCCTGTCCCTGGCCGCGGGCACGGGGTGCGCCGGGGCCGTGGACGGACCGCGGGAGCCGGACGGGCACGCCCGGGAGGGGGCGGAGGCCGGGCCCCCGCCCCTGACGCGGGGCGACGTGGCCGCCGTCGAGCGCGAGGCCCTGGAAGCGGTGTTCGCCGACGCGGGTGTGGAGGGCACCTTCGTGCTCCACGACGTGATGGAGCGGGAGGCGACCGTGGTGGGTCCGGAGCGGGCCCGCGAGCGCGCGGTCCCCGCGTCCACCTTCGACCTCGTCAGCACACTGGTGGGGCTCCAGACGGGCGCGGTCGGGGACGTGGACGAGGTGGTGCCCCACGGGGGCGGATCCCGGTCCGCCGACCGGCGGGAGCGGGACACGGCCCCGCGCGAGGCCCTGCCCGACTCGAACGTCCCCGTCTACCAGGAGGTGGCCCGCCGGGTCGGGCACGGGCCGATGGCGGCCTGGGTGGACCGGCTGGACTACGGCAACCGTTCGGTGGGCGACGCGAACGCGCTGGACCGCTTCTGGCTGGAGGGGCCGCTGGAGATCTCCGCGATGGAGCAGACCGCCTTCCTGGCCAGGCTGGCCCGCGACGAACTGCCCGTGGACGACGCGCACCAGGAGGCGGTGCGCGCACTCGCCCTCCTGGAGGAGGGCGACGGCTACGCCCTCCACGCCAAGGCCGGGCGGGGCCGGGAGGCCGACCCCGCGCCGGGCTGGTGGGTCGGCTGGGTCGAGCGCGGCGAGGACCTGTACACGTTCGCGCTGCGCGTCGAACCGGAGGGGGACGAGGACGCCGAGCTGGGCGAGTCCCTGGGACGGGAGATGCTCGTGGAGCTGGAGGTCCTGCCCGAGGAGGGGCGCACCGCCTGAGCGCCGCGGGGCCCGCGACGCGCGTCGGCCCGACGCCGTCACGGGAGCGGGCCGACGCGCGCAGGAGAGTCCGTTCCTGGACGGGCCTCAGCGAAGCGGAGGTCCCAAGACCACCCGCTAGGCCTTGCGGCGCTGGCGCACGGCCTCGGCCAGCTGGGTCAGCACCTCGCCGGTGGTCTCCCAGCCCATGCACTTGTCGGTGATCGACTGGCCGTAGGTCAGGGCGGCGGGGTCGCCCAGCTTCTGGGCCCCCTCGACGATGAAGCTCTCCAGCATCACGCCGATGACGCCCGTCTGGCCCTCGGCGACCTGGGCGGCGATCGCGGCGGCCACACCGGGCTGGCGGGTGTGGTCCTTGCCGCTGTTGGCGTGGCTGGCGTCGATCATCAGGCGGCGGGGCAGCCCGGCGCCCTCGATGACGTCCAGGGCGGCGTTGACCTGCCCGGCGCCGAAGTTGGGACCGCTGCGGCCGCCGCGCAGGATGACGTGGCAGTCCGGGTTGCCCTCGGTGACGACCACCGAACCGGCGCCGGTGGGGTCGATACCGAAGAAGGTGTGCGAGGCGGCGGCGGCGCCGACCGCGTCCACGGCCACCTGGACGTCGCCGTCGGTGCCGTTCTTGAAGCCCACGGGCGTGCTCAGGCCGCTGCTCAGCTGGCGGTGCACCTGGCTCTCGGTGGTGCGCGCCCCGATCGCGCCCCAGGAGACGACGTCGGCGATGTACTGCGGGGTGATGGGGTCGAGGAACTCGGTCCCGGCGGGCAGCCCGAGCGCGTTGATGTCCAGCAGCAGCTTGCGCGCGGTGCGCAGGCCCCGGTGCACGTCGTAGGTGTCGTCCAGGCCGGGGTCGTTGATCAGGCCCTTCCAGCCGACGGTGGTACGCGGCTTCTCGAAGTACACGCGCATCACGACGCACAGCTCGTCGCGCAGGGAGGGCACCAGCTCCTTCAGGCGGCGGGCGTAGTCCATGGCGGACTCGGGGTCGTGCACCGAGCAGGGGCCCACGACGACCAGCAGGCGGTCGTCCTCTCCGTCCAGCACCCGCTTGACCTCGGCGCGGGACTCCTCGACCAGGGCGCTGCGCTCGGCGCCCAGCGGGAGCTCGGCCAGCAGGTCCCGGGGCGCGATGAGCGGCTTGTAACTGGCCACCCGGGTGTCGTTGGTGCTCGGCATGGTGTTCCCCTCGGGTCCCGTCTGTCGTGTTTTCCGCTGTCGCCACGAAAACCGTCTTATGAAAACAGTAGCGCGGACGGTTCGGCGCTCCGCTGCCGCGTCGGCCGGCACGGTTCGCGTGACAGAAAACACCACACCGGTTTCGGGTGCCGAAAAGCGTCTCATTGCGTGAGACGGAATTCTCCCGGTTCCCGCGGCCATTTCCGTCGGGGGCGGCTCCGGAGCCCGGTCGGTCACCGCTCCAACCCCGGGAGGTCCTCCTCCCAGTACTCGCGCGGGTTGCGCGCGCCGTCGGCGACCGTGCCGCGCTCGGCCTCGGCCCGACGCAGCTGCACGCGACGGATCTTACCGGAGACGGTCTTGGGCAGCTCACCGAACTCCAGGCGGCGAACCCTCTGGTGCGGTGACAGGCGCTCGCGCGCGTGGGCCAGGATCGACCGCGCGGTCTCGGCGTCGGGGGCCACCCCCTCGGCCAGGGCCACGTACGCCTTGGCCACCGCCAGCCGCAGCGGGTCGGGGGAGGGAACGACGGCCGCCTCGACCACGTATTCGTGCTCGACCAGAACGCTTTCGAGTTCGAATGGTGAGATGCGGTAATCTGAGGCCTTGAACACATCGTCGGATCGACCGATATAGGTAATGTAACCGTTCGAATCCCGGCTGGCGATGTCACCGGTGCGGTAGCGGTCCCCGCGGACCACCTCGCGGCTGAGGCCGGGGTTGTCGGCGTAGCCTTTCATCACCCCCACCGGCTCCCG is drawn from Nocardiopsis dassonvillei subsp. dassonvillei DSM 43111 and contains these coding sequences:
- a CDS encoding L-serine ammonia-lyase, which produces MAISVFDLFKIGIGPSSSHTVGPMKAARTFVAGLREEGLLDGVARVRAELYGSLALTGKGHGSDRAVVLGLMGHTPEHVDVDAVPELVEGVRRERTLYPGGPEGPPVAFDPAVDVDFRRRESLPDHPNGMRFVALDSSGAELAAKVYYSVGGGFVVDERAAGADRIKADDTRVPHPFSSAEELLGICADTGMSISAVMLANEQAFGRSPERIRAELLVLWEAMRQCVRRGVTTEGSLPGGLKVPRRAHRLYRQLGGNCDESGLLAPTGVDSDPMRGSDWITLYALAVNEENAAGGRVVTAPTNGAAGIVPAVLHYYLHFSPGAGDEGVVRFLLTAGAVGILFKQNASISGAEVGCQGEVGSASSMAAAGLAEVLGGTPAQVENAAEIAMEHNLGLTCDPIGGLVQVPCIERNALASVKAISAARIALRGDGSHFVSLDKVIRTMRDTGRDMMDKYKETSRGGLAVNVIEC
- the glyA gene encoding serine hydroxymethyltransferase produces the protein MATDNTLNQTLGELDPEVAAAVDAELARQRDTLEMIASENFAPQAVIEAQGTVLTNKYAEGYPGRRYYGGCEHVDVVEQLAIDRAKALFGAEHANVQPHSGAQANTAVYFALLKPGDTILGLDLAHGGHLTHGMKINYSGKILNAVAYHVRDEDGTVDYDEVEALAEEHRPKMIVAGWSAYPRQLDFARFRKIADSVGALLMVDMAHFAGLVAAGLHPNPVPHADVVTTTTHKTLGGPRGGMILAKAELGKKINSAVFPGMQGGPLEHVIAAKAVALKVAAGEEFADRQRRTVSGARLLAERLTRPDAAEVGVKVLSGGTDVHLVLVDLVNSELNGQEAEDRLHSIGITVNRNAVPNDPRPPMVTSGLRIGTPALATRGFGDEDFAEVADVIAEALKPEFDEAALRGRVQALTAKYPLYPNL
- the gcvH gene encoding glycine cleavage system protein GcvH; this translates as MSVPTELGYTAKHEWVVVEDGIATVGITSFAAESLGDIVYVEVPEVGSEVTADEPCGEVESTKSVSDVYSPVSGEVTEVNAILENEPETINSSPFEDGWLFRARISEEPTDLLSAEEYTKLTEGEE
- the gcvT gene encoding glycine cleavage system aminomethyltransferase GcvT, with the protein product MSDAASAPRATALREVHEKAGATLVDFAGWLMPLRYGSETAEHRAVREAAGLFDLSHMGEIRLTGPQAAQALDHALVGHLSQVKVGRARYSMITAEDGGVLDDLIVYRLREDEYLVVANAANTAVVAPALAERAAGFDVEVRDESAEYALIAVQGPRAVDVLAPLTDADLDGIRYYAGYEHTVAGEPVLLARTGYTGEDGFEIFVSPADRAPKVWDALMAEGERHGLVPAGLSARDTLRMEAGMPLYGQELTADLTPFDAGLGRVVKFDKGDFVGRAALEEASRSSRPRRLIGLVARGRRPLRQGQEVLRDGTPVGTITSGAPSPTLGRPIAMAYVDGDLDTSTGAFTVDVRGRGEDVDVVELPFYKRQS
- a CDS encoding penicillin-binding transpeptidase domain-containing protein, with translation MRTDTGRTARSLAAGCVLSLAAGTGCAGAVDGPREPDGHAREGAEAGPPPLTRGDVAAVEREALEAVFADAGVEGTFVLHDVMEREATVVGPERARERAVPASTFDLVSTLVGLQTGAVGDVDEVVPHGGGSRSADRRERDTAPREALPDSNVPVYQEVARRVGHGPMAAWVDRLDYGNRSVGDANALDRFWLEGPLEISAMEQTAFLARLARDELPVDDAHQEAVRALALLEEGDGYALHAKAGRGREADPAPGWWVGWVERGEDLYTFALRVEPEGDEDAELGESLGREMLVELEVLPEEGRTA
- a CDS encoding 3-deoxy-7-phosphoheptulonate synthase, with the translated sequence MPSTNDTRVASYKPLIAPRDLLAELPLGAERSALVEESRAEVKRVLDGEDDRLLVVVGPCSVHDPESAMDYARRLKELVPSLRDELCVVMRVYFEKPRTTVGWKGLINDPGLDDTYDVHRGLRTARKLLLDINALGLPAGTEFLDPITPQYIADVVSWGAIGARTTESQVHRQLSSGLSTPVGFKNGTDGDVQVAVDAVGAAAASHTFFGIDPTGAGSVVVTEGNPDCHVILRGGRSGPNFGAGQVNAALDVIEGAGLPRRLMIDASHANSGKDHTRQPGVAAAIAAQVAEGQTGVIGVMLESFIVEGAQKLGDPAALTYGQSITDKCMGWETTGEVLTQLAEAVRQRRKA